The Spirochaetota bacterium genome includes a window with the following:
- a CDS encoding TolC family protein — protein sequence MLPYSFLRTIRFISVISVISALLWNAMAAYAVKPMDVDEDATSNISAPRYEDEIRLDLENSLGIAINNSIDLKSIGAQERVRDCVISQRWRDFFPTLSVSYMQTEEARLREADSRQYRFTAESNLVVYDGGQKKLAYDVAKLQSILARNDYRIAVNRLIADTGNSFFSLLQQRDAIAIHKKTLVQGQMQLKFISKELELGEATRFDRMEIEAKVKEIELNLEKAKDDFAIGLNKFKLMLRMDWRQRVALKGDIEKDFIISRINEEKHPIDDLIVTSLRNRKEIDSADVEFMINQKKYLMSKYYYFPEFSLGASYSLTDDRYFPREQGWGVNFKVTTRIFGNSATMGGGYTEEGNKNARILSSNGSVNLLDRLDYEQELVQSSIDYITAKYKKKEIRQQIALEVATNYSALINGWKMIEIAKQQLELYDAQLEIERLKANLGDSRRYDLIKKEIERGESALSYLNAIIRYLQLASTFEIALGVDVGFLQVALRRNGSTP from the coding sequence ATGCTGCCTTATTCCTTTCTGCGTACGATCAGGTTCATAAGCGTGATCAGTGTCATCTCCGCTTTACTGTGGAATGCAATGGCGGCATATGCGGTTAAGCCGATGGATGTGGATGAAGATGCGACATCGAACATTTCAGCCCCGCGCTATGAAGACGAAATTCGACTTGATCTGGAAAATTCACTCGGCATCGCAATCAATAACAGCATCGATTTAAAATCGATCGGAGCGCAGGAACGGGTACGCGATTGTGTAATTTCCCAACGATGGCGCGACTTCTTTCCTACACTATCGGTTTCATACATGCAAACGGAAGAAGCCAGGCTCCGCGAGGCCGATTCACGCCAATATCGATTCACCGCCGAATCCAATCTTGTCGTCTATGACGGCGGTCAGAAAAAACTTGCCTATGACGTCGCAAAGCTTCAATCGATACTCGCACGTAATGATTATCGTATCGCGGTCAACCGGCTGATCGCCGATACGGGAAATTCATTTTTTAGTTTACTGCAACAGCGTGACGCAATTGCCATTCACAAGAAAACGCTCGTCCAAGGCCAAATGCAGCTCAAGTTCATTTCCAAAGAGCTGGAATTGGGGGAGGCGACCAGGTTCGACAGAATGGAGATCGAAGCCAAGGTCAAAGAGATCGAATTGAATCTTGAAAAAGCAAAGGATGATTTCGCGATCGGTCTCAATAAATTCAAGCTGATGCTCAGAATGGATTGGCGGCAGCGTGTTGCGCTAAAGGGCGATATCGAGAAAGACTTCATAATTTCCAGGATCAATGAGGAAAAGCATCCGATCGATGACCTGATAGTAACTTCATTGAGAAATCGTAAAGAGATCGATAGCGCAGACGTGGAATTTATGATTAACCAGAAAAAATATCTCATGAGCAAGTACTACTACTTTCCCGAATTTTCACTTGGCGCAAGTTACTCCCTCACTGATGATCGCTATTTTCCCAGGGAACAAGGGTGGGGAGTAAATTTCAAGGTCACCACACGGATTTTCGGTAACAGCGCCACCATGGGGGGAGGCTATACAGAGGAAGGAAATAAAAACGCCCGTATCCTTTCCAGCAACGGGTCCGTTAACCTCCTTGACCGGCTGGATTACGAACAGGAGCTCGTTCAGAGCTCTATCGATTATATTACTGCAAAATACAAGAAAAAAGAGATCCGCCAGCAGATAGCCCTCGAGGTGGCTACGAATTACAGCGCGCTCATTAATGGCTGGAAGATGATCGAGATAGCGAAGCAGCAGCTTGAATTATATGATGCCCAGCTTGAAATCGAACGACTCAAAGCAAACCTGGGGGATTCCCGCCGCTATGATTTGATCAAGAAAGAGATTGAACGGGGAGAGTCGGCATTGTCGTACCTGAACGCGATAATCAGGTACCTGCAACTCGCCTCTACCTTTGAAATCGCATTGGGAGTTGATGTGGGATTTCTGCAAGTCGCATTACGAAGGAATGGAAGCACACCATGA
- a CDS encoding efflux RND transporter permease subunit, with translation MLDTFIKRRVTTAMVFLGICLVGFIAVEKLPVQLLPDIEFPRLTIVTPYENASPTEVEQLVTRYIEEAASSVNGVLSVYSESLEGLSLVTVRFQWGTNMDMALIETKEKADIIKTQLPQDTGKSTVIKFDPKSDPVMIYTIALPSGTENDFAQLRRRIEKEIIPYLERIEGVALVDIMGGYRRQVNINLDCGKIYAHSLSLAEVIEGVNMANFSFPAGYVEKKDREYLVRTVGEFRNVAEMNKVVVGRNDAGVPIYLKEIGEIQDGFRDRKCIVRLNGKEAVGLLIRKEPGKNTMDVCSRVRERITELSAKYHKEFQLANVFDQSSFIQSSIDNVLNAAVMGGLISILVLWFFLKNVRYPLIISSSIPISILGTFALMYFKGISINTMSLGGLALGVGVMVDAGTVVLESIADELKRGKGKSRIANVIAGTREVFIPVTTSTLTTVIVFAPLVFITGLSGAVFSELALTITFSLLCSLLSSFLFIPMIVALDIPSPEIFRDSRITKTLSGIQQMVFDFSDVFMERAIALYTTIMEYTLANKKRVLVAGLVSMAFGAILFLFVDKELMPRVDPGELAIDIEMPKGTPLAESAEMSTRIESYLLKKPYVRDVYAKIGSDPDDNISEKSSGRASNNILIQIFLKGGRRPHVSKIVSALQNEIRVGEMVKMDYIVKESVVESLFGQGGKALTLEVYGKERDELMKIGERVHEGLAAIPEVRNISAALDRGHPELKVNIDRTAMASLGINISDIASGLRAAVRGEIATKYRESDDEIDVRVRLRREDRSEKDSLRRILVKSSTEANIPLGKIITIEEGSSPNKIIRSEQNRINRITADIVGSKAMVFGKVERMLSHLNLKEGYEVKFAGERDEISRSLGDIGFMLGFAIILVYMVLASQFQSLVSPFIIMLSIPVTILGVSASLLLTGTSLNINSGIGIVMLAGNVVANAIILFDFISKEHREGVGLHDAIIEAGKKRLEPILNTTLTTILALVPLAIGMGEGSELQRPMAIAVIGGLTVSTFLTMVVVPTIYAMVAGKSAR, from the coding sequence ATGCTCGATACTTTTATAAAACGGCGGGTCACGACCGCGATGGTCTTCCTGGGAATTTGCCTGGTAGGTTTCATTGCAGTCGAAAAACTTCCCGTACAACTCCTGCCCGATATCGAGTTTCCGCGCCTTACCATCGTTACCCCCTATGAAAACGCATCCCCCACCGAGGTGGAACAACTCGTTACGCGATATATAGAAGAGGCGGCGAGCTCCGTTAACGGCGTGTTGTCGGTCTATTCGGAATCCCTTGAGGGATTAAGCCTGGTGACGGTGAGATTTCAATGGGGAACCAATATGGATATGGCCCTCATCGAAACCAAGGAGAAAGCTGATATTATTAAAACGCAGCTTCCCCAGGATACGGGAAAATCCACAGTCATAAAGTTCGATCCGAAATCCGATCCGGTCATGATATATACGATCGCGCTCCCTTCAGGGACTGAAAACGATTTTGCACAGCTGCGAAGGAGAATCGAAAAGGAAATAATACCGTACCTGGAAAGAATCGAGGGGGTCGCGCTCGTCGATATCATGGGCGGCTACAGAAGGCAGGTTAATATAAACCTGGATTGCGGAAAAATTTACGCGCATAGCCTTTCACTCGCCGAAGTCATCGAAGGCGTGAATATGGCGAACTTCAGCTTTCCCGCGGGATACGTGGAAAAAAAGGACAGGGAGTACCTGGTACGGACGGTGGGCGAATTTCGCAATGTCGCGGAGATGAATAAGGTTGTGGTCGGCCGCAATGACGCGGGGGTTCCGATCTATCTCAAGGAAATTGGTGAAATTCAGGACGGATTCCGGGACCGAAAATGCATTGTTCGCCTGAACGGCAAAGAGGCCGTGGGGCTCCTGATCAGGAAGGAGCCCGGGAAAAACACCATGGACGTGTGCTCCCGTGTGCGAGAGCGAATCACGGAGCTTTCCGCAAAGTATCACAAGGAATTCCAGCTCGCAAACGTATTCGATCAGTCGTCCTTCATTCAAAGTTCGATCGATAATGTACTCAATGCCGCGGTGATGGGCGGCCTGATTTCCATTCTTGTACTGTGGTTTTTTCTGAAAAACGTCCGCTATCCATTGATTATATCCTCATCCATCCCCATTTCGATTTTAGGTACTTTTGCACTTATGTATTTTAAGGGAATCTCTATCAATACCATGTCGCTTGGAGGTCTCGCCCTGGGCGTGGGGGTTATGGTCGATGCGGGAACGGTCGTACTGGAATCAATCGCCGATGAACTTAAACGCGGGAAGGGAAAAAGCAGAATTGCGAATGTCATTGCCGGCACCAGGGAAGTGTTTATTCCCGTCACGACATCCACTCTCACCACGGTAATCGTATTCGCCCCGCTGGTTTTCATTACCGGTTTGAGCGGAGCGGTTTTTAGCGAATTGGCCCTGACGATAACGTTCTCGCTGCTTTGTTCGCTTCTTTCGTCATTTTTATTCATCCCGATGATCGTGGCGTTGGATATTCCTTCTCCGGAAATTTTCCGGGATAGCCGGATTACGAAGACTCTTTCGGGAATACAGCAGATGGTGTTTGATTTTTCAGATGTTTTCATGGAACGGGCGATCGCCCTCTATACCACAATCATGGAATATACGCTTGCCAACAAGAAACGCGTTCTCGTGGCCGGACTTGTTTCCATGGCCTTTGGCGCCATTCTTTTCTTGTTTGTAGACAAGGAACTGATGCCGCGTGTGGATCCAGGGGAGCTGGCGATCGATATCGAAATGCCAAAGGGAACCCCGCTGGCGGAAAGCGCCGAAATGAGCACCCGGATAGAAAGCTATCTGCTGAAGAAGCCGTATGTACGGGACGTCTACGCGAAGATCGGGTCCGATCCCGATGACAACATCTCGGAAAAATCGTCCGGACGCGCTTCGAATAACATACTCATCCAGATTTTCCTCAAAGGGGGACGAAGGCCCCATGTGAGTAAGATCGTGAGCGCCCTGCAAAATGAAATACGCGTGGGCGAGATGGTGAAAATGGACTATATCGTAAAAGAGAGCGTGGTTGAATCGCTTTTTGGACAGGGGGGAAAGGCCCTCACCCTGGAGGTGTATGGCAAGGAACGCGACGAGCTCATGAAGATCGGCGAACGGGTCCATGAAGGACTCGCCGCCATACCGGAGGTAAGGAACATTTCAGCCGCATTAGACCGCGGACACCCGGAACTAAAAGTCAATATCGACCGGACCGCGATGGCTTCCCTGGGCATTAACATTAGCGATATTGCCTCGGGGCTGCGCGCGGCAGTGCGAGGAGAGATTGCCACAAAATATCGCGAAAGCGACGATGAAATCGATGTGCGTGTAAGGCTCAGGCGCGAAGACAGGTCGGAAAAGGATTCATTGAGGCGCATTTTGGTAAAATCAAGTACGGAAGCGAACATTCCGCTCGGCAAGATCATTACCATTGAGGAGGGGAGCAGCCCCAATAAAATTATAAGAAGCGAGCAGAATCGAATCAACCGGATTACCGCCGATATCGTGGGATCGAAGGCGATGGTATTCGGTAAAGTCGAGCGCATGCTTTCGCATCTCAATCTGAAGGAAGGGTATGAGGTTAAATTCGCGGGGGAACGCGACGAGATTTCCCGTTCCCTGGGCGATATCGGCTTCATGCTGGGATTCGCCATTATCCTTGTCTACATGGTCCTGGCATCCCAGTTTCAATCGCTGGTCAGCCCGTTCATTATTATGTTAAGCATTCCCGTCACTATCCTGGGCGTATCGGCCTCGCTTCTCCTTACCGGGACTTCCCTCAATATCAATTCGGGAATCGGCATCGTGATGCTCGCGGGAAACGTCGTAGCGAACGCCATCATCCTGTTCGACTTCATCAGCAAGGAACACCGGGAGGGTGTGGGTCTCCACGACGCAATAATTGAAGCCGGCAAGAAACGATTAGAGCCGATTTTAAATACGACACTCACGACGATTCTCGCGCTGGTGCCCCTTGCGATCGGGATGGGTGAGGGTTCCGAGCTCCAGCGACCGATGGCTATCGCGGTCATTGGAGGACTCACGGTTTCCACGTTTCTCACCATGGTGGTCGTACCGACGATCTACGCCATGGTCGCGGGGAAGTCCGCGCGATGA
- a CDS encoding efflux RND transporter permease subunit produces MKYFIENRISAYMLFLALCAFGLVSYYKLPVSLMPQAAYPAISVIVEYPGISPEKIETIIVKPVEKAVKTVAGIEKIDSVSEEGKARINISFQIESDIKISALQVREKIGLIRDGFPREVQEPVVMRYDPSDRPVLIATVDKKGASLTQIRDMAEREIKSKLQRIEGISEINVVGGLQREIHINVDRTKFEARSLSFDDLFATIQKSNVALPGGTLQMSHREYSVYTSSRYKNIAEIADTAAMNTPSGSLIRIFDIGDVRQDYREQEDISRQDGEERVTIYAHKAGDANTLAVCGRAIDLLGGMKDFEIGIVYNQGTYVQSAVNNVITSCIWGVCIVIVVLILFMKKATPVITMSISIPITIIIVFAGMYFLKIGIDLMSLSGLAMGAGMIVTNGIIVTDSIYRAGPIDRKTILERVGVVKNAIIASTLATIGAFFPIVFGDIATRKMYLGLVFTIASALAVSLAVAIILIPALYAEVSENRGPAQGGSRTAKLSRLFQGSIGHTMKLSTISGLVEKFKKLLTTMSGYENRAGNAYARILDGAFSNRPKVLKYLLGIVVGTALLVPLLKNEYIDPFSTNEFYVYLEFPTGKSLDLIDRAVGDAEKKLKSMEIASSITTKVEKWRGTLSVKLDDSYSSKSKQEAIKKSVKDELGRIVAPGEGFVYITESAEINTRELDITFIGNENETLREIASSAARLVSKIPGVDDCVLRFREGRPEYRLNVDRQKAALSMLTPYDISQFLRSALFGPVVTKHIENDREVDVRIKFAKNQRDTIQRILGYSLVNSEGSMVPLKELVSVEEGNGPTRIWRHNGRRCVTITAKLGGISAEGAASKIMDAFKTIKFPEEYYYEFDESVKRMETTRHSMMFAVVFAVLFVYMILASQFESLTLPFIIMASVPLAAIGIVLMLVLTISSINISVYIGCIVLAGLAVNNGIILVDAINKGYRRREFGIPDCREYIKTACLERFRPVCITTLTTIMGLVPMLLKGGEGSNLWRPLSRTIISGMSCSAVLTLVLIPVLCTYAYTYYLKKRGIHEQPEYAV; encoded by the coding sequence ATGAAATACTTCATTGAGAACAGGATCAGCGCCTATATGCTCTTTCTGGCGTTATGCGCGTTCGGCCTGGTGAGTTATTACAAGCTGCCGGTTTCGCTCATGCCCCAGGCGGCATACCCGGCGATCTCCGTTATTGTCGAATATCCCGGAATATCCCCGGAAAAGATTGAAACGATTATTGTGAAGCCGGTCGAGAAGGCCGTGAAAACGGTGGCGGGCATCGAGAAGATAGATTCGGTGTCGGAAGAGGGGAAGGCCAGAATTAATATAAGCTTCCAGATTGAGTCCGATATCAAGATCTCCGCGCTCCAGGTGCGCGAGAAGATAGGTCTCATCCGGGACGGCTTTCCCCGCGAGGTGCAGGAGCCGGTAGTCATGCGCTATGATCCGTCGGACAGGCCGGTGCTCATCGCGACGGTCGACAAGAAAGGGGCTAGTCTCACCCAGATTCGCGATATGGCGGAGCGCGAGATTAAATCCAAATTACAGCGCATCGAGGGAATCTCGGAGATCAATGTCGTGGGCGGACTCCAGCGCGAGATACATATCAATGTGGACCGTACCAAATTTGAGGCCCGCTCTCTCTCATTCGACGATCTCTTTGCCACGATCCAGAAGAGCAATGTGGCGCTGCCCGGGGGCACGCTCCAGATGAGCCATCGCGAGTACAGCGTTTATACCTCCTCCCGTTATAAAAACATTGCGGAGATCGCCGATACGGCCGCCATGAACACGCCGAGCGGCTCTCTCATCAGGATTTTCGATATCGGTGACGTGCGGCAGGATTACCGGGAGCAGGAGGACATTTCCCGGCAGGACGGCGAAGAGCGTGTCACGATCTACGCGCATAAGGCAGGGGACGCGAATACGCTCGCCGTATGCGGCAGGGCCATTGACTTGCTCGGCGGCATGAAAGATTTTGAAATAGGGATTGTATATAACCAGGGCACGTATGTGCAGTCGGCGGTAAACAACGTCATTACTTCATGCATTTGGGGCGTCTGTATCGTCATTGTGGTATTAATCCTGTTCATGAAGAAGGCGACGCCGGTTATCACGATGAGCATCTCCATCCCCATTACGATAATCATAGTTTTCGCGGGCATGTATTTTCTAAAGATCGGAATCGACCTCATGAGCCTGAGCGGCCTGGCAATGGGGGCCGGAATGATCGTTACCAATGGGATAATAGTAACGGACTCGATCTATCGGGCGGGCCCGATAGATCGAAAAACCATACTCGAAAGAGTCGGTGTGGTTAAAAACGCCATTATCGCATCGACGCTTGCGACTATTGGCGCTTTTTTCCCGATCGTTTTCGGCGATATAGCAACCAGGAAAATGTACCTGGGCCTCGTGTTCACAATCGCTTCCGCGCTCGCGGTGTCGCTTGCCGTGGCGATCATACTCATTCCCGCATTGTATGCGGAAGTCTCCGAAAACCGGGGGCCCGCACAAGGCGGTTCGCGAACGGCAAAATTATCGCGTTTGTTTCAAGGCAGTATCGGTCATACTATGAAACTTTCAACAATTTCCGGTTTGGTGGAAAAATTCAAAAAGCTTTTAACAACGATGAGCGGATATGAAAACCGCGCGGGAAATGCCTATGCACGCATACTCGATGGCGCCTTTAGCAACCGGCCAAAAGTGCTTAAATACCTGTTGGGGATTGTAGTGGGAACGGCGCTCCTGGTTCCACTTTTGAAAAACGAGTATATCGATCCTTTCAGCACCAACGAATTTTATGTATACCTGGAGTTTCCGACCGGCAAGTCCCTCGATCTTATCGACCGCGCCGTGGGGGACGCGGAGAAAAAGCTCAAATCCATGGAGATCGCGTCTTCGATCACCACGAAGGTCGAGAAATGGAGGGGGACGCTTTCCGTCAAGCTTGATGATTCATACTCCTCGAAATCAAAGCAAGAAGCGATAAAAAAATCCGTAAAGGACGAGCTTGGCCGAATCGTCGCTCCCGGGGAAGGCTTCGTGTACATTACCGAATCGGCCGAAATAAATACGCGCGAGCTCGACATCACCTTTATAGGCAATGAAAACGAAACCTTGAGGGAAATCGCCTCTTCGGCCGCGCGCCTCGTTTCGAAAATCCCCGGGGTCGACGATTGCGTGCTCAGGTTCAGGGAGGGAAGGCCCGAATACCGGCTCAACGTTGACAGGCAGAAGGCGGCGCTCTCCATGCTCACCCCTTACGACATTTCGCAGTTTTTAAGGAGCGCGCTCTTTGGGCCCGTCGTCACCAAGCATATTGAGAACGATCGCGAGGTGGACGTGAGAATTAAATTCGCGAAGAACCAGCGCGATACGATACAACGGATACTGGGCTACTCTTTGGTGAATAGCGAGGGGTCGATGGTGCCGTTAAAAGAACTTGTTTCCGTCGAAGAGGGGAACGGCCCTACGCGTATCTGGCGGCACAACGGGCGCCGTTGTGTTACCATTACGGCGAAACTGGGGGGAATTTCAGCCGAAGGCGCCGCGTCGAAGATCATGGACGCATTCAAGACCATCAAATTCCCCGAGGAATACTACTACGAATTCGATGAAAGCGTGAAGCGCATGGAAACCACGCGGCATTCAATGATGTTCGCGGTCGTGTTCGCCGTGCTCTTCGTGTATATGATTCTCGCGTCCCAATTCGAATCGCTCACCCTGCCGTTCATCATCATGGCGTCCGTGCCGCTGGCGGCGATCGGGATCGTTCTCATGCTGGTTCTGACGATTTCCTCAATCAATATCTCCGTGTATATCGGGTGCATAGTACTCGCGGGCCTGGCGGTCAACAACGGCATTATTCTCGTGGATGCGATCAATAAGGGGTACCGGCGAAGAGAGTTCGGCATCCCTGATTGCCGGGAGTATATAAAGACCGCGTGCCTGGAGCGGTTTCGCCCCGTATGCATCACGACGCTTACCACGATAATGGGCCTTGTGCCGATGCTCCTCAAGGGCGGCGAGGGAAGCAACCTGTGGCGCCCGCTTTCGCGTACGATTATAAGCGGAATGTCCTGTTCTGCCGTGCTGACGCTCGTGCTCATACCGGTGCTCTGCACGTATGCCTATACCTATTACTTAAAGAAGAGAGGGATACATGAACAACCTGAATATGCCGTTTAG
- a CDS encoding SDR family oxidoreductase, producing the protein MYDDLKGKAALVTGSGKKSGIGYAIAHKLATCGMNIVVADLGDGSGKGAIISTATGGEMEEVARSLERETGVKAFACACDITDAASVAGLAAFVKERFARLDVLCNNAGASFGVPNSFLGYDEAAWMKTIDVNLHGVFKTSRALLPLMLGAPASIINTASRAGKVPPIFNGAYAVAKAGVIMLSKIMAKELAGAGVRVNAICPAQIDTDLERWRFGLEAQVYNSTVEEREKEMCKTIPLGRLGTPGEVADLVAFLASRESAYVTGQAINICGGQLMEL; encoded by the coding sequence ATGTACGACGATCTGAAGGGCAAGGCAGCACTGGTGACGGGATCTGGGAAAAAGAGCGGGATAGGGTACGCGATCGCGCACAAGCTCGCCACGTGCGGTATGAACATCGTGGTCGCCGACCTGGGCGACGGGAGCGGGAAGGGCGCCATAATCTCAACCGCTACGGGAGGGGAGATGGAGGAGGTCGCGCGTTCCCTTGAGCGCGAAACGGGCGTTAAGGCGTTTGCCTGCGCGTGCGACATCACGGACGCCGCGTCGGTCGCGGGGCTGGCCGCGTTCGTGAAAGAGCGCTTCGCCCGTCTCGACGTGCTGTGTAACAACGCGGGGGCTTCGTTCGGCGTACCCAACTCCTTCCTGGGCTACGACGAGGCCGCATGGATGAAAACGATCGACGTGAACCTGCACGGGGTGTTCAAAACGAGCAGGGCGCTCCTCCCCCTCATGCTGGGCGCACCGGCGAGCATCATCAACACGGCGTCGCGCGCCGGGAAAGTCCCGCCCATCTTCAACGGTGCGTACGCGGTCGCGAAGGCAGGGGTCATCATGCTCTCCAAGATTATGGCGAAGGAGCTCGCGGGCGCGGGCGTGCGGGTGAACGCGATCTGCCCCGCGCAGATCGATACCGACCTGGAGCGCTGGAGGTTCGGCCTCGAGGCGCAAGTGTACAACTCGACCGTCGAGGAGCGCGAGAAGGAAATGTGCAAGACCATTCCCCTGGGAAGGCTGGGAACGCCGGGTGAGGTCGCGGACCTCGTGGCATTCCTGGCGTCCAGGGAATCGGCATACGTGACCGGGCAGGCCATCAATATCTGCGGCGGCCAGCTTATGGAGCTTTAG
- a CDS encoding SDR family oxidoreductase yields the protein MTVEEPDMSNKRFEGKVALITGGASGIGFAMAERFGSEGARVALLDRDAGALARAEANLKGMGIDVLGIRCDVTNARSSAAAVKKAIKRFGGIDVLAANAGITQRSLCADTSPEVYRRVMDVNFFGAVNCTLPALPSLITRKGVIVVTTSVAGVAPLYGRTGYAASKHALHGFYESLRTELAEHGVRILMLCPGFTSTNLQKSALDGKGRLNTGDRSVPGGEDSPAHVAAAVSDAVASGKRMLVLTTTGKLSYLIARLIPALYDRLMTKKIRPEFMPGPRGA from the coding sequence ATGACCGTGGAGGAACCCGACATGTCGAATAAACGATTCGAGGGAAAAGTTGCGCTCATCACCGGGGGCGCAAGCGGCATAGGCTTCGCGATGGCGGAGCGTTTCGGGAGCGAGGGGGCGCGCGTTGCGCTCCTGGACCGGGACGCGGGGGCGCTCGCGCGGGCGGAGGCCAACCTGAAAGGAATGGGAATCGATGTCCTGGGGATTCGCTGCGACGTAACGAACGCGCGAAGCTCGGCCGCGGCGGTGAAGAAGGCGATCAAGCGCTTTGGCGGCATAGACGTGCTCGCGGCGAACGCGGGCATCACGCAGAGGAGCCTGTGCGCGGATACGAGCCCGGAGGTGTACCGGCGCGTGATGGACGTGAATTTTTTTGGAGCGGTGAACTGCACGCTCCCGGCGCTTCCTTCGCTCATAACACGCAAGGGCGTCATCGTCGTCACGACGAGCGTCGCCGGGGTCGCGCCGCTGTACGGCCGCACCGGGTACGCCGCGAGCAAGCACGCCCTGCACGGGTTTTACGAATCGCTGCGCACCGAGCTCGCGGAACACGGCGTGCGCATCCTCATGCTCTGCCCGGGGTTCACGTCCACGAACCTCCAGAAGAGCGCGCTTGACGGGAAGGGCCGCCTCAATACCGGCGACCGGAGCGTCCCGGGCGGCGAGGACTCGCCCGCGCACGTCGCCGCCGCCGTGAGCGACGCCGTCGCGTCCGGGAAACGGATGCTCGTGCTCACGACCACGGGAAAGCTCAGCTACCTGATCGCACGCCTTATTCCCGCGCTGTACGACCGCCTCATGACGAAAAAGATACGACCCGAATTCATGCCGGGGCCCCGCGGGGCCTGA
- a CDS encoding efflux RND transporter periplasmic adaptor subunit — protein sequence MKKPGEILRSAIDWFQTRNKRARAAMLVLLAIIIISTLIPTITLIILPNTDDSETNEVFGRDSIELMTVKKKKVADDIEILGQIVYLEKVNISSKVAGRLERLYLYEGKTVDRGELIAEIERMPLELNLKEQQAEMEVAARSVDLARAKYENALRGMEIKLKTIEKAKADLNDKKVSYDNMERMLKNKDELFKMGGISESDMESLKAQHTTLYTKYLLAKSDLDIQLVGFRDEDIQAEGHELPDSDAKKYEFIKQINTKMERAELEAAKSRIKQLEKNVESTQMLLNETYIRSPLTGYVAAKNMESGEMVKNESVIGIILNISKVFVSMNVNEQDIKIIKKNQSVEFTVDALGEEVFKGKIDRITPAVDPKTRTVEVKAIVNNPGNRLLPGMFARAKIITAEKSDKIMVPSSALIKKDEKDAEIYLISKNLVFKQKVKIGKEYGSETEILEGISEDDEIIAKGVTMAYPGMKVRETK from the coding sequence ATGAAAAAACCGGGTGAAATCCTGCGATCGGCAATCGATTGGTTTCAAACACGAAACAAGCGTGCAAGAGCCGCCATGCTCGTCTTATTGGCGATCATTATCATTTCAACGCTTATTCCGACAATCACCCTGATTATTCTTCCGAATACCGACGACTCGGAAACAAATGAGGTATTCGGAAGGGATTCGATTGAGCTAATGACGGTAAAAAAGAAAAAAGTCGCCGATGATATCGAAATATTGGGCCAGATAGTTTATTTGGAGAAAGTGAACATTTCCTCCAAGGTCGCCGGCAGGCTGGAGCGTCTTTATCTATATGAAGGTAAAACGGTAGATCGGGGCGAGCTGATCGCGGAAATCGAGCGAATGCCGTTGGAACTTAATCTCAAGGAACAGCAGGCGGAGATGGAGGTTGCGGCACGCTCGGTTGACCTTGCCAGGGCAAAATACGAAAATGCCCTGCGTGGAATGGAAATCAAGCTAAAGACCATTGAGAAGGCAAAAGCCGACCTCAATGACAAAAAAGTATCGTACGACAACATGGAGCGCATGCTCAAGAATAAAGATGAACTGTTTAAAATGGGCGGGATAAGCGAGAGCGATATGGAATCGCTTAAAGCCCAGCACACGACCCTTTATACAAAATACCTGCTCGCGAAATCCGATCTGGATATACAGTTGGTCGGGTTCAGGGACGAGGATATACAGGCAGAGGGGCATGAATTACCCGACAGCGATGCAAAGAAATACGAATTTATCAAACAGATAAATACAAAGATGGAGAGGGCCGAGCTAGAGGCGGCCAAATCCAGAATCAAGCAACTCGAAAAGAATGTCGAATCAACCCAGATGCTCCTCAACGAAACCTATATTCGTTCACCGCTCACCGGGTATGTCGCCGCGAAAAACATGGAATCGGGGGAAATGGTTAAGAATGAATCGGTCATTGGCATTATTCTTAATATTTCGAAAGTCTTTGTATCCATGAACGTAAACGAGCAGGATATAAAAATCATAAAGAAGAATCAATCGGTGGAATTCACTGTGGATGCTCTCGGGGAGGAGGTATTTAAGGGAAAAATAGATAGAATTACCCCCGCCGTGGATCCCAAAACAAGGACGGTCGAGGTAAAGGCGATCGTCAACAATCCCGGCAACCGGCTGCTTCCCGGAATGTTTGCCCGTGCGAAAATCATCACCGCCGAAAAGTCGGATAAAATCATGGTCCCCTCATCCGCGTTGATCAAGAAAGATGAAAAAGACGCTGAAATCTACCTCATATCAAAAAATCTGGTTTTCAAGCAAAAAGTAAAAATCGGAAAAGAATACGGTTCGGAGACTGAGATTCTGGAAGGCATCTCGGAGGACGACGAGATAATCGCAAAGGGCGTCACCATGGCATATCCGGGAATGAAGGTGCGCGAAACAAAGTGA